Genomic window (Cyanobacterium sp. T60_A2020_053):
GGTCATAGAAAACTATATCAGGGGTATGGAACGTGCCTCTTTAGACGCAGAGTCGCCAAGCTCTACTGAGTGCGGAAGCATGAGGCAACTTGGGGCGAAGAAGCGTCAGAAACGCATTTCTCAGCGTAGCGGAAATGCGTAGTTCATTTGTGAGATGATCAACAATTACATTTTAATCACAAGGGGTTTAAACCCTTTGTCTGGTAGGTTGTATAGTGATATTCTTTATTTTAAAATTTCTCATAAATAATTTAGGACTGCTATATGTGACATCTCCTACACTGACGCAAGATACAGTGTAGGCTTCTTACCTCACCTAAATTATTTGTGTTGGGTTGCACTTCGTTTAACCCAACCTACATTGATAAATAGTATTGTGAGATGCCGAAGTCTAATAATTATCTATTATTCTCACCACGCCAATTTTTCAACAAGCCCTATCTAAAGTTCATTCCATTGTTTTTCCGCATCTTCCAGCGCCCCTCGCACCGTTTTTTGCCCTAACATAGCACTTTGGAGATTTTCGTAAAGAATACGTTTTAACTCATTAAGATTAGCAATGGGGGGCACTAATACCTCTGCTTGATCGAGTTGGAGGGCGCTGATTTTGCGACCTTCCAGTAACATACTTTGCTCTTGCTGTTGCTCAAGACTAGCAATATAACTGGAAATAGCATCAGTATGAGATGGTAACACATTGGCTTCTTGGGCAAATTTTAGCTGATTTTCTTCATTGGTAACAAATAAAGCATAATCCAGCGCCCGTTGGGGATTATCACTATCTTGGGGGATAACCAAATTCATCACCGCTACGCTTTTCTTGCCCGTTTCCCCCGTGATTTGGGGTGCTACGGCAGAATTTTCATAGACGGAGGGCGCATTTATAGCAATAGTGTTGAGAAATTCAGCGCCCGTCCCCAGTATAGCTAACTCCCCCGCTTGATATAACTCCACAGCGTGACGATGTCCTTGGGTGAAAACTTCGGGAGGTAACAAATCTCGCTGGTACAAATCCACCCAATAGGTGAAGGCTTTTTCACCCTCTGGAGTATTAAATCCAGCCTTACCATTATCATCTAATAAAGTTACTCCCATTTGCACCAATGAATTTAAAACTTCATTAGAATCAGTGGGTACAAAAGTAGTAAAAAAAGCATATTTTCCTGTG
Coding sequences:
- a CDS encoding sugar ABC transporter substrate-binding protein encodes the protein MKISKIKYTSALSTILILLAGCGNGNQSAQGEVEFWTMQLQPKFTPYFEALNKNFVASNADANILWVDVPWSAMESRILTAVSAKNAPDVVNLNPDFASQLASRNAWLDLTAEIPPEIQGQYLPKIWSANQIEVCTTDNYCSTTSFGIPWYLTTTITVYNRQLLAQSGINQAPSTFTELAQTAQKVKEYTGKYAFFTTFVPTDSNEVLNSLVQMGVTLLDDNGKAGFNTPEGEKAFTYWVDLYQRDLLPPEVFTQGHRHAVELYQAGELAILGTGAEFLNTIAINAPSVYENSAVAPQITGETGKKSVAVMNLVIPQDSDNPQRALDYALFVTNEENQLKFAQEANVLPSHTDAISSYIASLEQQQEQSMLLEGRKISALQLDQAEVLVPPIANLNELKRILYENLQSAMLGQKTVRGALEDAEKQWNEL